From the Oryzias latipes chromosome 22, ASM223467v1 genome, one window contains:
- the LOC111946875 gene encoding uncharacterized protein LOC111946875, translating into MNELRSNGIWILGCSHAVSSFIYKCVKCRKLRRSAQVQKMADLPHDRVETTPPFTYCGMDCFGPFYIKEGRKELKRYGLLFTCLCSRAVHIEVLDDMTADSFINALRAFIAIRGNVRQLRSDQGANFVGAKRELQQTVRQMDQESLKRLGCEFVMNTPAASHMGGVWERQIRTIRSVLTSILHQSSSRLDSSSLRTYFYEVMAIINSRPLTAHLLNDPTGPQPLTPNHILTMKSSVILPPPGQFVTEDVYLRKRWRRVQFLANEFWSRWKKEYLLNLQQRQKWHKAHRNSKVNDIVILQDESVPRNAWKLAKVTKVFPSADGHVRKLQLLISDSALDGQGKRLTKPVYLERPITKTVTLLEANNTES; encoded by the coding sequence ATGAATGAACTTCGATCAAATGGCATCTGGATACTTGGATGTAGTCACGCAGTGTCTTCCTTCATCTACAAGTGCGTCAAATGTAGAAAGTTAAGAAGAAGTGCTCAAGTACAAAAAATGGCAGACTTACCTCATGATCGAGTAGAAACAACGCCTCCTTTTACTTATTGTGGAATGGATTGTTTTGGCCCGTTTTACataaaggaaggaaggaaagaacTGAAGCGTTATGGTCTGCTATTCACTTGCTTATGCTCTCGTGCTGTTCACATAGAAGTACTCGATGACATGACTGCGGATTCTTTTATCAATGCCTTGCGAGCCTTCATTGCCATTCGTGGAAATGTGCGTCAACTTCGGTCTGATCAGGGTGCTAACTTTGTGGGTGCAAAACGTGAGCTTCAGCAGACTGTAAGACAGATGGACCAAGAATCCCTAAAACGATTGGGTTGTGAGTTTGTCATGAACACACCAGCTGCCAGCCACATGGGCGGAGTTTGGGAAAGGCAGATCAGGACAATAAGAAGTGTTTTAACATCTATTCTCCATCAGTCCTCCAGCAGACTTGATAGCTCGTCCCTGCgaacatatttttatgaagtcATGGCAATCATAAATAGCAGGCCCTTAACGGCGCACTTGCTTAATGATCCCACTGGAccacagcctctcacacccaaCCACATTTTGACAATGAAATCCTCAGTCATCTTGCCACCACCAGGACAGTTTGTGACAGAAGATGTTTATCTTCGCAAACGATGGCGCAGAGTGCAGTTTTTGGCGAATGAGTTCTGGTCCAGGTGGAAAAAGGAGTACCTGCTAAATCTCCAGCAGAGGCAAAAATGGCACAAGGCCCACAGAAATTCGAAGGTCAACGACATAGTCATTCTTCAAGATGAGAGCGTGCCTCGAAATGCGTGGAAACTGGCTAAAGTTACAAAGGTCTTTCCTAGTGCAGATGGTCATGTTAGGAAACTGCAATTGTTGATCAGTGATTCAGCACTTGATGGTCAGGGAAAACGACTCACTAAGCCAGTATATTTGGAGAGGCCTATCACTAAAACAGTAACACTCCTTGAAGCAAATAACACAGAGTCATGA